The following are encoded in a window of Balaenoptera ricei isolate mBalRic1 chromosome 1, mBalRic1.hap2, whole genome shotgun sequence genomic DNA:
- the C1QB gene encoding complement C1q subcomponent subunit B, whose product MKTPRGGAPVLLPLMLLSLLHASRAQSGCTGPPAIPGIPGIPGKPGSDGKPGTPGIKGEKGLPGLAGDHGELGEKGDPGFPGIPGKVGPKGPVGPKGAPGPPGVHGPKGESGDYKATQKIAFSATRTINSPLRRDQVIRFDHMITNTNNNYEYRSGKFTCRVPGLYYFTYHASSRGNLCVNLMRGREQTQKVLTFCDYVYNTFQVTTGSVVLKLELGETVFLQATDKNALVGIDGANSIFTGFLLFPDAEV is encoded by the exons ATGAAGACCCCGCGGGGCGGCGCCCCAGTGCTGCTGCCGCTGATGCTCCTGAgtctgctccacgcctcccgggCCCAGAGTGGCTGCACTGGGCCCCCGGCCATCCCTGGCATCCCGGGCATCCCCGGGAAACCGGGCTCCGACGGCAAACCAGGGACTCCAGGgataaagggagagaaag GGCTGCCCGGGCTAGCTGGAGACCACGGTGAGCTTGGAGAGAAGGGGGACCCAGGGTTTCCTGGGATTCCGGGAAAAGTCGGCCCCAAGGGCCCCGTTGGCCCCAAAGGTGCCCCAGGGCCTCCCGGAGTCCATGGCCCCAAGGGTGAATCAGGAGACTACAAGGCCACGCAGAAAATCGCCTTCTCGGCCACACGCACCATCAACAGCCCCCTGAGGCGGGACCAGGTCATCCGCTTCGACCACATGATCACCAACACCAACAACAACTACGAGTATCGAAGCGGCAAGTTCACGTGCAGGGTGCCCGGCCTCTACTACTTCACCTACCACGCCAGCTCTCGAGGGAACCTGTGCGTAAACCTCATGCGGGGCCGGGAGCAGACACAGAAGGTGCTCACCTTCTGCGACTATGTCTACAACACCTTCCAGGTGACCACGGGCAGCGTCGTGCTCAAGCTGGAGCTGGGGGAGACCGTCTTCCTGCAGGCCACCGACAAGAATGCCCTGGTAGGCATCGATGGGGCCAACAGCATTTTCACCGGGTTCCTGCTCTTCCCAGATGCAGAGGTGTGA